A portion of the Desmodus rotundus isolate HL8 chromosome 8, HLdesRot8A.1, whole genome shotgun sequence genome contains these proteins:
- the DAZL gene encoding deleted in azoospermia-like — translation MPNTVFVGGIDVRMDETEIRSFFARYGSVKEVKIITDRTGVSKGYGFVSFYNDVDVQKIVESQINFHGKKLKLGPAIRKQNLCTYHVQQRPLVFNPPPPPQFQSVWSNPNAETYMQPPTMMNPITQYVQAYPPYPSSPVQVITGYQLPVYNYQMPPQWPTGEQRSYVIPPVYTAVNYHCSEVDSGAEVLTSECSVHEATPSSGNGPQKKSVDRSIQTVVSCLFNPENRLRNSVVTQDDYYKDKRVHHFRRSRAVLKSV, via the exons ATGCCAAACACCGTTTTTGTTGGTGGAATTGATGTTAGG ATGGATGAAACAGAAATTAGAAGTTTCTTTGCTAGATATGGTTCAGTGAAAGAAGTGAAGATAATCACGGATCGAACTGGTGTGTCCAAAGG CTAtggatttgtttcattttataatgACGTGGATGTGCAGAAGATAGTAGAA tcacAGATAAATTTCCATGGTAAAAAGCTGAAACTGGGCCCTGCAATCAGGAAACAAAATTTAT gtacTTATCATGTGCAGCAACGCCCTTTGGTTTTTaatcctcctccaccaccacagtTTCAGAGTGTCTGGAGTAACCCAAATGCTGAAACTTACATGCAGCCTCCAACCATGATGAATCCTATAACTCAGTATGTTCAG GCATATCCTCCTTACCCAAGTTCACCAGTTCAGGTCATCACCGGATATCAGCTGCCTGTGTACAATTATCAG atgcCACCACAGTGGCCCACTGGGGAACAAAGGAGTTACGTTATACCTCCG gTTTATACAGCTGTTAACTACCATTGTAGTGAAGTTGATTCAGGAGCTGAAGTGTTGACTAGTGAATGCTCAGTTCATGAAGCTACTCCATCCTCTGGAAATGGCCCGCAAAAG AAATCTGTGGACCGAAGCATACAGACAGTGGTATCTTGTCTGTTTAATCCGGAGAACAGACTGAGAAACTCTGTTGTTACTCAGGATGACTACTACAAG GATAAAAGAGTGCATCATTTTAGAAGAAGTCGAGCAGTGCTTAAATCTGTTTGA